The proteins below are encoded in one region of Sphingopyxis sp. YR583:
- a CDS encoding helix-turn-helix domain-containing protein, protein MVISAYLRPPIEGASKRQSARRQLQLEVRGTDASDAVIDVKIHNISLSGMLIECSAEMTVDDQFDVHLPQAGTVVTRVIWSSESLYGCQFETPISPAALSAAQLQSTTVGGAAVDGRTEAPPAVERSVRDGVADPRFGPNLKRLRIKKKLSQADIALALGVSAPSVSGWENGRARPKHDRMGILADLLGVPVSQLLVDISTEPSQEMISAGRDLIARANGVDADRVRIFIEV, encoded by the coding sequence ATGGTAATTTCAGCATATCTGCGACCGCCGATCGAGGGTGCGTCCAAACGCCAGTCTGCGCGGCGTCAACTGCAGCTCGAGGTGCGCGGAACCGATGCCTCGGACGCGGTAATCGATGTTAAAATTCACAATATCTCGCTGTCGGGGATGCTGATCGAATGCAGCGCAGAAATGACTGTCGACGACCAGTTTGACGTTCACCTGCCGCAGGCCGGCACCGTCGTGACGCGCGTGATCTGGTCCAGCGAGAGCCTGTACGGGTGCCAGTTTGAGACGCCGATTTCGCCCGCCGCTCTCAGCGCCGCCCAGTTGCAAAGCACAACCGTTGGCGGAGCAGCCGTGGACGGAAGGACGGAGGCGCCGCCTGCCGTTGAGAGATCGGTGCGCGATGGTGTGGCCGATCCGCGCTTTGGCCCGAATCTGAAAAGATTGCGCATCAAAAAGAAGCTGAGCCAAGCCGACATCGCTCTGGCTCTTGGCGTCAGTGCGCCGTCGGTATCGGGTTGGGAAAACGGGCGCGCGCGCCCGAAGCATGACCGGATGGGCATACTGGCTGATTTGCTGGGCGTGCCGGTGTCGCAATTGCTCGTCGACATATCCACCGAACCATCTCAAGAAATGATCAGCGCGGGCCGGGATCTCATCGCACGGGCAAATGGGGTCGACGCGGATCGGGTTCGCATCTTTATCGAGGTTTGA
- a CDS encoding FkbM family methyltransferase: MKAKGFTPDRIIDVGAYEGDWTRLVRGVFESSPVTMIEAQEGKKAALEAVCRKLPGVTLVSALLGPTSGSLVPFYEMETGSSIRAENSNVARHEKLMTTQTLDEAGGQDGKRLFIKIDVQGAELDVLSGGLKILERCEVVQLETALLPYNDGAPQIAEVFVQMEKWGFSPYDFAGFIRPNGIDLVQTDVIFVRTASALRPSHFTF; the protein is encoded by the coding sequence TTGAAAGCAAAAGGCTTCACCCCCGACCGGATCATCGACGTTGGTGCCTATGAAGGCGACTGGACGCGTCTCGTGCGCGGCGTGTTCGAAAGCTCGCCCGTTACAATGATAGAAGCCCAAGAGGGGAAAAAGGCCGCGCTCGAGGCGGTTTGCCGGAAACTTCCGGGCGTGACACTCGTGTCGGCCCTCCTCGGGCCAACCAGCGGATCGCTGGTCCCCTTTTACGAGATGGAGACAGGATCGTCGATACGCGCGGAGAACAGCAACGTCGCACGCCACGAGAAGCTGATGACGACGCAGACTTTGGATGAGGCGGGGGGACAGGACGGGAAGAGACTGTTCATCAAAATCGATGTTCAGGGCGCCGAACTCGACGTGCTGTCGGGCGGCCTGAAAATTCTTGAGCGCTGCGAGGTTGTGCAACTCGAAACCGCACTGCTTCCTTACAATGACGGCGCCCCGCAAATTGCCGAGGTTTTCGTCCAGATGGAAAAATGGGGCTTCTCACCGTATGATTTTGCGGGCTTCATCAGGCCGAACGGGATCGACCTGGTGCAAACCGACGTCATTTTCGTTCGCACTGCATCGGCGCTCCGCCCGTCGCACTTCACCTTTTAG
- a CDS encoding acyltransferase family protein, protein MLDGWRALSITLVILGHLFPIGPSAWQLNAPVAATGMVMFFTLSGFLITRFLIEDGNIRRFLIRRLLRIVPLGWLGMFLVFLVDGDVTAGEVAGNMFFVANLPPASLVEPGEHFWSLCLEVQFYLSIALLVAVGGKRALFAIPLICILITCARIYWGQPITIVTWFRGDEILAGATLALIYEGWLGERARKLISLPSIYLLLPLLFASADMRTGFLPYLRPYLSALLIGTSLYYAPRWLRGLSEWNPVTYVAQTSYALYVFHGIFVHTWLGTGDTLIKYAKRPLLLAATFASAHLSTFYFERRWNALGRRLTAPREGALASGHSAAAPADRRTRLN, encoded by the coding sequence ATGCTGGACGGTTGGCGCGCGCTCAGCATCACCCTCGTGATCCTCGGTCACCTCTTCCCTATCGGCCCGAGTGCATGGCAACTCAATGCGCCTGTAGCGGCAACGGGAATGGTGATGTTTTTCACCTTGTCCGGCTTCCTGATCACGCGCTTTTTGATCGAAGACGGCAATATCCGCCGTTTTCTGATCCGCCGGCTGCTGCGCATCGTCCCGCTGGGTTGGCTGGGCATGTTTCTCGTGTTCCTTGTTGATGGCGACGTCACGGCGGGCGAAGTCGCGGGAAATATGTTCTTCGTAGCCAATCTCCCGCCCGCCTCGCTGGTCGAGCCGGGGGAGCATTTCTGGAGTCTTTGCCTGGAGGTACAGTTCTACCTCTCCATTGCGCTACTCGTCGCGGTTGGCGGAAAGCGCGCACTCTTCGCCATACCTTTGATCTGCATCCTCATCACATGTGCCCGAATCTATTGGGGGCAGCCGATCACGATCGTGACATGGTTCCGCGGCGATGAGATACTAGCCGGTGCGACACTGGCCCTGATATATGAAGGATGGCTCGGTGAGCGAGCTCGCAAATTAATTTCACTGCCCAGCATTTACCTTCTGCTTCCGCTGCTATTTGCCAGCGCCGATATGCGGACGGGCTTTTTGCCTTATCTGCGCCCTTATCTATCGGCGTTGCTCATCGGCACGTCGCTCTATTACGCGCCGCGGTGGCTTCGCGGTCTCTCGGAGTGGAATCCCGTCACCTATGTCGCTCAGACATCTTACGCGCTTTACGTGTTCCACGGCATATTCGTGCACACTTGGCTCGGCACCGGGGACACCCTCATAAAATATGCGAAGCGTCCGCTATTGCTCGCCGCAACCTTTGCCTCGGCGCACTTGTCGACATTTTATTTTGAGCGGCGCTGGAACGCATTGGGACGCCGTCTCACGGCACCTCGCGAAGGCGCGCTGGCCAGTGGACACAGCGCCGCCGCTCCGGCGGATCGACGCACGAGGCTAAATTGA
- a CDS encoding helix-turn-helix domain-containing protein, which produces MARETEPFLYPPCLVTGGGRCSSIVYEDTSMTVPAYIIQNEDSPDQPGGTRMRFEGAVPRDGEAEVLVHNISELGLVLEADHDFAIGFPIEVKLPHSGAARARVAWKSGKLTGFSFDMPISRVSLGAKRLRDAVTDNFDMVDTARHLESFGMRVQRLRLELGMSQGQLAKLMGVSDPAVCGWELNRTRPKPGRMEALATILKVSLAELLGQQELMATLPAQIASARETIARAAGVSEDRVKITIEL; this is translated from the coding sequence TTGGCCCGCGAGACAGAACCCTTTCTTTATCCGCCCTGCCTCGTCACCGGTGGCGGCCGCTGTTCAAGCATCGTCTACGAGGACACAAGTATGACCGTGCCCGCTTATATCATACAAAACGAAGATTCGCCGGACCAGCCTGGTGGCACGCGAATGCGGTTCGAGGGCGCCGTTCCGCGGGATGGCGAAGCCGAGGTCCTGGTACATAATATCTCCGAGCTGGGCCTTGTGCTGGAAGCCGATCACGATTTTGCCATCGGATTTCCTATTGAAGTCAAGCTGCCGCACAGCGGGGCCGCGAGAGCGCGCGTGGCCTGGAAGAGCGGAAAGTTGACCGGCTTCTCCTTCGACATGCCCATTTCCCGGGTATCGCTAGGCGCCAAAAGACTCCGCGACGCCGTCACCGACAATTTTGATATGGTCGATACCGCTCGCCACCTTGAAAGTTTCGGGATGCGCGTACAGCGGCTGCGGCTCGAACTTGGAATGTCGCAAGGCCAGTTGGCGAAGTTGATGGGCGTGAGCGATCCCGCCGTTTGCGGCTGGGAACTCAATCGAACCCGACCCAAACCCGGCCGAATGGAAGCGCTGGCGACAATATTGAAGGTCAGCCTAGCAGAGCTCTTGGGTCAGCAGGAACTTATGGCGACGCTGCCTGCTCAAATTGCAAGTGCGCGGGAAACTATCGCGAGAGCGGCGGGGGTAAGCGAGGACCGAGTGAAAATAACGATCGAGCTCTAA
- a CDS encoding periplasmic heavy metal sensor → MPFRRILIIGCIAFLAAIVGVLVGRMLVDTPRADETELHALLHREAKLTAEQERKLHAIETRFAERRETLELEMKAANIRLAQAIEAEHGYGPRVTTAIDDTHRVMGELQKETLEHLFAMRGVLDREQTATFDRIVVKALTADAR, encoded by the coding sequence ATGCCGTTTCGCCGGATTCTGATTATCGGCTGCATCGCCTTCCTAGCCGCGATCGTAGGCGTGCTCGTCGGCCGGATGCTCGTCGATACGCCGCGCGCGGACGAGACCGAACTGCATGCGCTGCTGCACCGCGAGGCGAAGCTGACGGCCGAACAGGAACGCAAGCTGCACGCGATCGAGACGCGCTTCGCCGAGCGACGCGAAACGCTCGAGCTTGAGATGAAGGCGGCGAATATCCGGTTGGCACAGGCCATCGAGGCCGAGCATGGCTATGGCCCCCGCGTCACCACGGCGATCGATGATACGCATCGGGTGATGGGCGAGCTGCAGAAAGAGACGCTCGAGCATCTGTTCGCCATGCGCGGCGTGCTCGACCGCGAGCAGACCGCGACATTCGACCGGATCGTGGTCAAGGCCCTGACCGCCGATGCGCGGTGA
- a CDS encoding RNA polymerase sigma factor encodes MSLDLSQCSDGELAALAGTGRDDVYRELLARYKAPVFRLIRHHVGDADEAMDLSQETFVAAFAAIERYDGDRAFRTWISRIALNKCRDWARRRAVRSFFSRALPLGHAHDVAITAPAPDVEVGDRKELARVRSAISRLPHNLREVLILRGVEELSQPETAELLNVSEKTVETRLYRARTKLRILLDEK; translated from the coding sequence GTGAGCCTAGACCTTTCGCAATGTAGCGACGGCGAACTGGCCGCGCTTGCCGGCACTGGACGCGACGATGTCTATCGCGAGCTGTTGGCGCGCTACAAGGCGCCGGTCTTTCGCCTCATCCGCCATCATGTCGGCGATGCCGACGAAGCGATGGATTTGTCGCAGGAGACCTTCGTCGCGGCCTTCGCCGCGATCGAACGTTACGACGGCGACCGCGCGTTCCGGACATGGATTTCGCGCATCGCACTCAACAAATGCCGCGACTGGGCACGGCGAAGGGCGGTGCGATCCTTTTTTTCGCGCGCGCTGCCGCTCGGTCATGCGCATGATGTGGCGATCACGGCGCCGGCTCCCGATGTCGAAGTCGGCGACCGCAAGGAACTGGCGCGCGTGCGGAGCGCCATATCGCGATTGCCGCATAATCTGCGCGAAGTGCTGATCCTGCGCGGTGTCGAGGAACTCAGCCAGCCGGAAACAGCTGAATTGTTGAATGTCAGTGAAAAGACCGTCGAAACGCGTCTTTATCGGGCCCGGACAAAGCTGCGGATACTGCTCGACGAAAAATGA
- a CDS encoding copper resistance system multicopper oxidase encodes MQIDRRGFVSGALGGGALAALAPFYPAWAQPVSRGIASTLPTVSGNDITLRIARQTMRVDGKVSRAIGINGTVPAPLVRLKEGQQARLTVVNDLDEDSSIHWHGLILPFHMDGVPGVSFPGIKPRSTFVYEFPVVQSGTYWYHSHSGLQEQIGHYGPIVIDPAGADPVAYDREHVVVLSDHSQLSPEEILRKLKVNPGHFNMQRQTLGGLLAGKDQPLKDRIAWGAMRMDPADIADVNGSTYSFLVNGHGPRDNWTALFQPGERVRLRIINASAMSIFNVRIPGLRMTVVQADGLNVVPTEIDEFQIAVAETYDVIVTPVEDRAYTLVAEANDRSGMARATLAPRAGMIAEVPPLRERPLATMKDMGMGAMASGDASCTPEHAAMGHCTPPTTDAAAVNHAAMGHDAGGMNHDMRDFGVAPQVKRDPGVQSISPMPVDRMGEPGQGLEDVGHRVLTYHDLVALDRNPDVRAASRSLDIHLTGNMERFMWSFDGVKMSDHHEPIPFTLGERVRINLINDSMMSHPIHLHGHFFELVTGKGDRSPRKHTVLVQPGGIARFDFTADALGDWAFHCHLLYHMHAGMMRVVSVRPKGEGE; translated from the coding sequence ATGCAGATCGACAGACGCGGATTCGTGAGCGGAGCGCTGGGTGGGGGCGCGCTGGCGGCGTTGGCGCCATTCTATCCGGCCTGGGCACAGCCGGTGTCGCGGGGGATCGCGTCGACGCTTCCGACGGTTTCCGGAAACGACATCACGCTGCGCATCGCCCGGCAGACGATGCGTGTCGATGGAAAGGTCAGTCGCGCGATCGGGATCAACGGCACCGTGCCCGCGCCACTGGTGCGCTTGAAGGAAGGGCAGCAGGCCCGGCTTACCGTTGTCAACGATCTCGACGAAGATAGCTCGATCCACTGGCACGGGCTGATCCTGCCCTTTCATATGGACGGCGTCCCGGGGGTGAGTTTCCCCGGAATCAAGCCGCGATCGACCTTCGTCTACGAGTTCCCGGTCGTCCAGTCGGGCACCTACTGGTATCACAGCCATTCGGGGCTTCAGGAGCAGATCGGCCATTATGGGCCGATCGTGATCGATCCGGCGGGAGCCGATCCGGTCGCTTATGACCGCGAGCATGTCGTCGTCCTGTCGGATCACAGCCAGTTGTCGCCCGAGGAGATTCTCCGCAAGCTCAAGGTCAATCCCGGACATTTCAACATGCAGCGGCAAACGCTCGGTGGGCTGCTTGCGGGGAAGGACCAGCCGCTCAAGGATCGTATCGCGTGGGGGGCGATGCGGATGGATCCGGCCGACATCGCCGACGTCAATGGTTCGACATACAGTTTCCTCGTCAACGGACATGGCCCGCGCGACAATTGGACCGCCTTGTTCCAGCCCGGCGAGCGCGTGCGGCTGCGCATCATCAACGCCTCGGCGATGTCGATCTTCAATGTCCGCATTCCGGGGCTCCGGATGACGGTGGTTCAGGCCGACGGCCTCAACGTCGTTCCGACCGAGATCGACGAGTTCCAGATCGCGGTCGCCGAAACCTATGATGTCATCGTCACCCCGGTCGAGGATAGGGCCTACACGCTCGTCGCCGAGGCGAATGACCGGTCGGGCATGGCCCGCGCGACGCTTGCGCCGAGGGCGGGGATGATCGCCGAGGTGCCGCCGCTCCGCGAACGTCCGCTCGCGACGATGAAGGACATGGGGATGGGCGCGATGGCGAGCGGCGATGCGTCGTGCACGCCCGAGCACGCGGCTATGGGCCATTGCACGCCTCCCACTACCGACGCTGCCGCCGTGAATCACGCCGCGATGGGGCATGACGCCGGCGGCATGAACCACGATATGCGCGACTTCGGTGTCGCGCCGCAGGTCAAACGCGACCCCGGTGTCCAGTCGATCTCGCCGATGCCCGTCGATCGCATGGGCGAGCCGGGACAGGGGCTGGAAGATGTCGGGCACCGGGTGCTGACCTATCACGACCTCGTCGCGCTCGATCGCAATCCCGATGTGCGCGCCGCCTCGCGCTCGCTCGATATTCACCTCACCGGCAATATGGAGCGCTTCATGTGGTCGTTCGACGGGGTGAAGATGTCGGACCATCACGAACCGATTCCCTTCACCTTGGGCGAGCGGGTGCGGATCAACCTGATCAACGATTCGATGATGAGCCACCCCATTCATCTGCACGGCCATTTCTTCGAACTGGTCACGGGGAAGGGCGACCGCTCGCCGCGCAAGCACACGGTGCTCGTCCAGCCGGGCGGAATTGCGCGCTTCGATTTTACCGCCGATGCGCTCGGCGACTGGGCGTTCCACTGTCACCTTCTCTATCACATGCATGCCGGAATGATGCGTGTCGTCAGCGTCCGTCCGAAGGGAGAGGGCGAATGA
- a CDS encoding copper resistance protein B encodes MIRAALLLAGIAPITFAVQATAQDHSMHAPQRASESAPKAPACTPEHAAMGHCALGDAPFEEKPDAGMPVDHGAPASDPDCPPEHASMGHCTPKQMPAHDRMAMPERGGASGTDLSPGDAPAPPLPDDWYADRIFPKSEMEHSRHAMMTENGAQQIGFISLNLAEYQARKGRDGFRWEGEAWYGGDINRLTLKSEGETVFGEGLESGEVQALYSRSIGPYFNAQAGVRQDFGHVPDRTYATLGFEGLAPYWFEVEGALFLSNKGDLLARLEASYDQRITQKLILQPMAEVNFALQDVPESAIGSGLSDVEFGLRLRYEIVREFAPYVGVEWARKVGDTARFARAGGEDIDSVSLVAGVKAWF; translated from the coding sequence ATGATCCGGGCCGCACTCCTACTCGCGGGCATCGCCCCGATAACTTTCGCGGTCCAGGCCACCGCGCAGGATCATTCGATGCACGCTCCGCAGCGCGCATCGGAGTCCGCGCCCAAAGCGCCAGCCTGTACGCCCGAGCACGCCGCGATGGGCCATTGCGCGCTTGGGGACGCTCCTTTCGAAGAGAAACCCGACGCCGGAATGCCGGTGGATCATGGTGCGCCGGCATCGGACCCCGACTGTCCGCCCGAACATGCGAGCATGGGGCACTGCACCCCTAAACAGATGCCCGCGCACGATAGGATGGCCATGCCCGAAAGGGGGGGCGCCAGCGGCACCGACCTGTCGCCGGGCGACGCGCCTGCGCCCCCGCTGCCCGATGACTGGTATGCCGACCGCATTTTTCCGAAGAGCGAAATGGAGCATTCGCGTCACGCGATGATGACCGAAAATGGCGCGCAGCAGATCGGCTTCATCAGCCTGAACCTCGCCGAATATCAGGCGCGCAAGGGCCGCGACGGTTTCCGCTGGGAAGGCGAGGCGTGGTATGGCGGCGACATCAACCGGCTGACGCTGAAGAGCGAAGGCGAGACCGTCTTTGGCGAGGGGCTTGAAAGCGGGGAGGTGCAGGCGCTCTACAGCCGCTCGATCGGTCCCTATTTTAACGCGCAGGCGGGCGTCCGGCAGGATTTCGGCCATGTGCCGGACCGCACCTATGCGACCTTGGGCTTCGAGGGGCTCGCGCCATATTGGTTCGAGGTCGAGGGCGCACTGTTCCTTTCGAATAAAGGCGATCTGCTTGCCCGCCTTGAAGCGAGTTACGACCAACGCATCACGCAGAAGCTGATTCTGCAACCGATGGCCGAGGTCAATTTCGCGCTGCAGGATGTTCCCGAAAGCGCGATCGGTTCGGGTCTTTCCGATGTCGAGTTCGGGCTCCGGCTTCGTTACGAGATCGTTCGGGAGTTCGCGCCCTATGTCGGGGTCGAATGGGCCCGAAAGGTTGGCGATACCGCGCGCTTTGCCCGCGCGGGCGGCGAAGATATCGACAGTGTCAGCTTGGTGGCCGGGGTGAAGGCCTGGTTCTAA
- a CDS encoding benzoate/H(+) symporter BenE family transporter gives MLRSMPPVPAWSSALIAALVGFGGTIALVVQAMRNLGATAAQTGSAVTALCLGIALAGAALSWRLRMPVVLAWSTPGAALLAATASGLSWPVAIGIFLSAASMMILLGVVPLLGRLAERIPSPISSAMLAGVLLPFCLKLFALGAADPLLVALLVAVFVAARARLPLYALLLALAVGMALTLLRGDVGALAPGATFGALAPVTPAFDVRAILSVGVPLFLVTLVSQNLPGLVVLRSAGYEPQSRPLIVGSGMAWLAAAPFGGHGLNLAAITAAICTAKEAHPDHARRWTVGMLYAGFYLLLAIFSPLLVRVFLALPPTVIAALAGVALIPALLGAMEAMFTAKADRDPAILTFLATGSGLTLFGLGSAFWGLVVGFLALAAGRWLAARR, from the coding sequence ATGCTGCGTAGCATGCCTCCCGTCCCGGCCTGGTCCTCGGCGCTGATCGCCGCACTCGTCGGCTTCGGCGGGACGATCGCGCTCGTCGTGCAGGCGATGCGCAATCTCGGCGCCACGGCCGCCCAGACCGGATCGGCGGTCACGGCGCTGTGCCTAGGCATCGCGCTAGCCGGCGCGGCGCTGTCGTGGCGGCTGCGCATGCCCGTCGTGCTCGCATGGTCGACGCCGGGCGCGGCGCTGCTCGCCGCAACGGCATCCGGACTGTCATGGCCCGTCGCGATCGGCATCTTCCTGTCGGCCGCGTCGATGATGATCCTGCTCGGAGTCGTGCCATTGCTCGGGCGGCTTGCCGAGCGCATCCCGTCGCCGATCTCCTCGGCCATGCTCGCGGGCGTGCTCCTGCCCTTTTGCCTCAAACTCTTCGCACTTGGCGCAGCGGACCCGCTGCTCGTTGCCCTTCTCGTGGCAGTTTTTGTCGCGGCGCGGGCGCGTCTACCGCTCTACGCGCTGCTCCTTGCGCTCGCGGTGGGCATGGCGCTTACGCTGCTGCGCGGCGACGTCGGGGCGCTCGCCCCCGGCGCGACCTTCGGCGCGCTCGCGCCTGTCACGCCCGCATTCGACGTCCGCGCGATCCTCAGCGTCGGCGTACCCCTGTTCCTCGTTACACTGGTGTCGCAGAACCTGCCGGGCCTCGTCGTGCTGCGGAGCGCTGGCTATGAACCGCAGTCACGCCCCCTGATCGTCGGCAGCGGTATGGCATGGCTCGCGGCAGCCCCCTTCGGGGGGCACGGCCTCAACCTCGCGGCGATCACTGCGGCCATCTGCACGGCCAAGGAGGCGCATCCCGACCACGCGAGGCGGTGGACGGTCGGCATGCTCTACGCGGGCTTCTATCTCCTCCTCGCCATCTTCTCTCCGTTGCTCGTCCGCGTTTTTCTGGCGCTGCCACCGACGGTCATCGCGGCGCTGGCCGGCGTGGCATTGATCCCGGCGCTGCTCGGCGCGATGGAGGCGATGTTTACGGCAAAGGCAGACCGCGATCCCGCCATCCTGACATTTCTCGCGACCGGATCGGGGTTGACGCTGTTCGGGCTGGGATCGGCCTTCTGGGGTCTTGTCGTCGGCTTTCTGGCGCTCGCGGCAGGCCGATGGCTCGCGGCACGACGCTGA